AGAGTGGCAGGATAAGCAGGGACTTGTGTGCCCTGTGTGACTGACTCATCTTTGCTGCAGCTGATAATATAAAATAACACGCCCAGACTGACTTTCTCCTGCTAATAATAAAGGGAACCCCATGCACAGGCATTGACTTCCAGAGTCAGAACTGCCCAACTTTCCTGATGCAGTTTTTATGCAGAATCAGCCTGGATTTTTGTCTGGGATGTAAAGCTCTAGTGCAAAATTTGGCCAGCTCACACTGGCAGTCATGTCCTACCACCTAATAGAAAACATGCTAGAAGATGACCTTGAAGCAAGGAGGTGGAAGAGATATAAACTAATTtgtatattatatttttaaatcttaacTGGATTTTAAGCTTCTACCTTGTATTTTTAAGTGGTTTTCTAAGTATGTTTTCCTTATTTACAGTAGAGATGAACAAGATAGCTGTTgcagaatttaaaatgaaagttaTATTCAGTCTCTCCCTTGCTTGGGGAGAGGTGGGGATTCCTTCCAGCAGGACAGAAGTTTTATAACAAGACCATACAAGATAACCCCAGCCCTCTCAGGAGTACAGCCTGTATTTCTCCCCTCAGTTTTGCATTTCCTTACTAATGGATTTAAAACGAACATATTTTGATTCTAATCCTAATCTTTGATTCATTTAAAAGTGATCTTTTCAGttagaaacaacaacaacaacaacaaaacaaaggcaGGCACTGGTATCCTgcaattttaaaagatttaaaaatgtacttttctGAGTGAATCACTTTACTTAAAGCAGTATCCTTCatatgatgatttttttttcctaggcaGTCAAGATGAGGCTGGTATCTGTAATGCCAGACACCAGGTtcaattacttttaaaatattctttgcaGAAGAATTTGGTTTTATAAAGCTAAAATAATACAAGCTAGCCAGCATCACACAAATGGAATCCCCCTGGAGCACACAAACCAGAGCTGAAGTACAAAACAAGGCTTGGATATTTCAAGCTGCCGATAACATAACCAATGTCAAACTAATTccaaaggcagagaggaggggaaaaatcaaattaaattgtGAAATTAGAAACAGTATTTTATGAACAGTCTTTTAAAGACCATCTGACATTAGAATGTGATGCTTTTGTTTACAGAAAGCTTCCTCAGTCAGGCCCATTGAAGGTCTCAGGACGTCCCTGAAATGTTAAGGTAAGCAGAGCAAAATATTCCCAGTTCCTTTCCATAGTTTAAAGACCTAATTGAAAACCGGCCATGGAGTAGAattgacttttaaaaagtaaaattctgtCACATTTAGAAAGTAATTCAAgaatttatttaagaaatagTGCACAAGAAGCAGGGGTACTTGGCTCATTCAGATATAATCCAGGGGAGAAGACAGCAAGAAACTGATTCCCTTTAAGACAACTTCACATCTTTTGGTTCCATCAGCCTTAGGGaaaatggaaagggaaattGTTCGAAATCCTGAGGTGGTGATGAGAGCTCAGGTCCCTCCCATGCTTTCACCAGAAGccccctgtcaccccaggcATGGCTGGGTTCCACACCTCCTCCTCTGTTCAAACCTCACAACAGGAACAGGGGAAATAATAATCACAGAGGCACTTTGGGACAAAACAGGCAAAGCAGTGCAGCTGTCCCTGGAACATCACCAAGCGCTTCAGGTGCCAGTGGCCAGGAAGATCTCAGTGTGGAGGGCTTGCAGATACCCACCAGGAACACCCCATCACCAGGAATGTCACTCAGGACCAGCTGAAATgccctctctctcctctctggctttttattcatttatttatttattaacatTTAGGATTCCAGCTAGAGCAAGTTACCCAACTTACTGcttagaaaggaaaaacacttAACACCTCAACATTGggcttaaaaaggaaaaaggtcCTGAGTGGTTGACCACAGACTAAAGCCTCTCTACACCACTGTGAAATCAGCACTGGAGCTCCACACAAACTTTTTAGTTCCCAACAGAGTCAAGGTTAGAAAAGCACTGATCATTTTTCACTCTGTGAATGCAAGGGTAGGAACCAGAGGCTGGCAATGAATTGTTTGTGGAACTGCCCTGGCCTGATCGTGCTGTTTATTTGAACACAGCACGAAggcagcctcagcctcagccctCCCTCACCAGAGCCCATGGGCATCAGTTTAGTCCCTCTGGCATTCCAGCTATTCCACAGGATGGACACAAACCAAAGGCTCAGGGCCCAAGGTCTTtgatgaaaaaaggaaagctgggATTTCTAATAAATCTTCCAGTATACAAATATgacatcttttcctttttgcaagCCATCCACAAGCAATCCAGATAAAAATCCATGAGGTCCAGCTGAGAGCTTAAATCATGGCATTATGAAGCACATTATTAAGAATAAAAGTTTTCATCACTCcctacagaaagagaaatatgtTCAATCAGCCGAGCACATCACAGGTTTTTTGTGCCTGATGTAGGTCACTAGTTCCCAAGAAAAGCCTCATTAGTTCATACTAATGACCAGAAGGCTCCCTTGAAGAGAGTTTATTCTACAATCAATGATTTAAGAAGTTCCAGATACAGATGCTTCCCCCATAGGATACTATTTACATAATACAACTTCTTAGGGCCTAATTTAGCAAGATCAGTCTATCATCAtcagtaaagagaaaaaaatcctcattctTCTATCTCACACAGATGCTTAGAAGGACGTGTCTGTTCTACTGAGCAACACCATTCTGAAAGCCTCTGAATAAGTGTGAGAAATTGCAAATCACTCTGGGGACTCTTCAGTCATTTTCTAAGTACTAACAGTGTCAGCACAGCCAGAATTTGGTAACTTACCAAGCCAAGCCAGCGTGCACTGATTATATCGGGTGCTTTTGTCTGCTTGGCATCACTGGATGATGGGGTCAGCAAAAGTCCTgtcccaaaagcagcagctcctgtccagAGCAGCCTCCATTTGTTTCTCTAGGCTGCAGACAACTGGCATTGTAGTGTGTTTGAAGCTTAGCATGGAAAGCACTGGCACATTCACACACTAATCCTCCCCAAACCCAGTCACTCACTCAAACGGCCTTGGAAATAACAGAGAAGAGACCATGCCCTCCAATACTtccaaaattagaaaaaaatctatgcTAGAGAAATCAGGAAGAAGTCTGGAAAAGCATGGTTTGGGACTAACTGCTTCTGTTCTTTCAGTTGATAATGCCAAAACCTCAAGCCTCAATACCAGAGTTGGAGAAGTTTATGGTGACAACCCAAACACCAGAAGTCAACAACTTTGCCTAATCCAAGTAGCAGTTGCAATCTGTGAATTTTACAGCATTTggtttttctaaaaaaaacaaTTTATGGTCCCAGACACAGAGTACACTAGAAGGAGAACAACAGGAATTTAACCAGCATTGGGCACTAATCAAGAGTGACAGGTCAAGCAATAAAAAGGTAGAGAAAATTAGAAGTTAGAGGAAGTTAAAACCTTGGAAACAGAGTAACATAGTTCAGTGCTTATTTTGGTAACAGTATTTCACAGAATTCCAGATACCACTAATGGATTGTAAATTGCTTAACTTGAGGCAAGGAGAACATTCCAGGGAGGTACAACTGTTAACTGTCTGAAATGGAAATTACCCTGATTAAGTATTAAGCATCCAGCTCCAAGGCTgggttgtttgcttgtttgatatctgttttggtttgggtggggtttttttgcacatCCCTGTATAATCATACATTTACATTGTATGCTTAACTCAATAGCTCAAGAAACAGGATGGAGTAGTAAAACAAACATTTGACTCTGCTTGTTTTAGACAGTAACTCTGGTGCCAGAGGCAGGATGCTTTCAGAGACACTGATTTAATAAACTTAATTACCTTATGCTCATGATATGTCAAGTTAATGCCTGAATTAGTTTTCACTGCAGGACAAACTCCATTAGGAACACTGATGCTATTCTTAATGTTCTGTAAGAGGCAGAGCTTTAGAatccaccacacacacacactcaaaaACCACATTCATAAGTTAACCTtgaactgcagcagcttctgaatTAGCAGCAAGTTCCAAATTAGCAGCAGCTTCTGAGTTAGCAGCAccttcctgctgtgcttcctccACAGCCTGGGGTACCTCTGGAGCCAGTAAATCATTCTCCCCTCCAGCTTCTGGGGATCCCCCAGCActctcctcctgtgctgtgggtgcagcactctcctcctgtgctgtgggtCCAGAACTCTcatcctgtgctgcagcttcaacagcagctgctgcctcagcctctTCCGTGGCCTTCTCTGCTTCAGTGACTTCgtccttctcttctccatcaCCTTCTAAGGATTTAGTCAATACAATAAAGAGAGTAAAATGCATGCatgcaacaaaaaaatcaccaacTACTTTTTTATCATCATCCTCATTTAAAGTGGGAAGCTAAGGTTTGGGATCAgaattaacaacaaaaaaggatCGATAATGAATCTCCCATATTGTCTAATGTGGCATCAAAAAACTATGTGTACAAGATGAGGAAACCATATTCTTAATTACTGACTTTCATAACATCTTTCAGTGTGATAAGAAAAGAAACTGTGGCTTAAAGCAAGTGTTGGGGGTGCAGGGAGGATAACAAAGGACCTTGGCAAGTGTTGCCTCAAACCCCTCTGCTGAAAGGGGCAGTGATGGTACACACAGGTGCCAGAGGGAGTGTGACTCTGTGGAATTACCACGTGGGAAATAAGACATTTGGTCTTATCTAAGTAAGAAAATAACTTGCTAATTTAAAGTGGTCAGAGCTCACTTTCTTACATGAGACATGACCACTTCTGACTGACTGCTTTCTTTTTACAACTCACAACTCGCTTTTAAAGTCTCATTTACACCACTGTGGGTCCTGTTCCTTAGAATATGAAAAACAGTGTTTTTCCCAGTCATGCATCACTTCAAATTCAGCTGAGACAAgtcagcagcacaaagcagcaagGATGCTCAACCACCATGCAAACATGCACTAACATCACGTTCACAAAGGAAAAGTTATAAACCAACTGTTCATTGCAAGTTCACAACCAGAATCAACTCACCATGTGAAAAATAGGACTGGAAATAAAGTTTATAAACTATGTGAGAATTGAAACAAAAGAGCTTAAAGAGACATAGTCAGAGTTTGTTTGATTCTTTTGTATCTGTTCCAAAACTAAAGAGAtcaattttatttcttggtCTTCTTATGCCAGTGAAAGCCTCTCATTTTGTGTTCAGGTTTCAAGACAAGCCCATTCATTGCTCAGTAAAAATCAAAACTTTGCATTATGCAACCTGATCATGTCCCTTTAAGaaaatactgttaaaaaaaaaaaaagcctaaattcATTAGACAAAGAACAGGCTAACAGCCAAGCTCAGCATTCAGCACACTTTATTGGATAGTCAAATATAAAGTGCATTAATTCAGAACAGCCAGCTTCTCATCTCAGAACTGCCTTCTACAAAGCAGATTCAGTAATAAGCTCAATATGGTTTGGCCTTGCAAACATAGGTAGCTCTTTTAAAGTCTCACACGAATGGAGTTTTACAAGAGAAGGTATAAAGTCATCCCAAGGTTGGCTGCAATGTACTCAAAGGTGAACAACTGTCCTTTGTTTGTATTTAACTTCCTCAGGTTTGGAAAGAGATTTCCCTTGTGTCTGGAAAGTGTAAAAGCATATAGATTAGAAAGTCTGGAAAGTGTAAAAGCAGAGTATAGATTATAAAGATTGAATCAGCTTGTGAtgagttaaaaagaaaagtcatagttaaaaaagaaggaaatcagGAACAAGCTTAAGGGTCACAAACAACAAATGGAAGACAAAACTCAGTATTCACTAAATAAGCAAGTAGAACATCCTGCAAGCCAAACatcattttacatttcaaatgATGTCCCAGATTTTCTACTGCTACTTTGAGTCAGGCTTCTTCTAGGGACTTTTTAAATCCCTCCCCTTTCAGTTAAAAAGAGGCACAGAAAATTTGCTATCAGATCTAAATATCTGTTTTCTAAATATCTGTTatcattaattaaaatatcattaaatATCATTTCAACCCTCTAATTAACAAAGAGCCCTAGAATgattgtttcttttgttttgacaGACTAGTTTGTTATGTACAATTCTCTGTAACAGACATTTTGGGTTCAGGCATAAGGGGAGAATTTTCCCCCACATGAGAAACCACAAAAATCCTATCAAAAGAATCTCTGATCAGCTGCTCTCCAATATTAAATTCTTCCACCTAGAAAGTTCTTTAACCATAGGCAGCAAATACACCATGAACATGCTGCTTGGCACACTGCTTTTCTATCCACCACTTCATATAGTTACCAGCTCTGTTTTAGAGCTTATTCTAATTTAATGTGCCCCTAAAAATATATCAGAATACTTTGAGAACAGAATTTTTAACTGCTCTTATCAGCAATGCTTACTGTGAAAAAGTGTAAGGACTGACTCTAAAGAATgcacagggaaaagaaactgCAATGGCACTTCTGGGAAAAGCAATACTATGCTAACACTCTGTGACAagataaacacaaaaaatatgACTATGcagggaacaggagaaaaaggggaggaagaggggtGTTAATTCATTTGAGAATGCACACAGAGGATTCTGCAGGAAAAGTAAGAACAGAACTGATGCTCATTCTTAATGTTCTGTTCTTTTGGGTGCACACAGCTGGGAATGaagaaggattttaaaaaggagCTGATTCAACGGTGGATTTGTCCTGTGAATTGGAATTATCTGCTCAGAAGTCCAGCTAAAAACTCTAGGCTGAGCATATATTCAGAAGTCAAATATTGAAAATAATGCAGGAAAGAAGTTTCAACTGTATTCACTGAGTGGCCTTAGAAACATTCTGGACTTCTTACTATCAATCAAAAGGGAGGCAGCAATCATCTGCCACTGTTTGTGACATTAATGGGACTTATTtagcagcacaaagcagcagaggaTGGGATGTCTGGAGAGTACCCAGGATCAGCTGCTGAGCACTCAGTGCTGCGGGTATTTCACCCCAGcatggggcagggcagggccaaacCCCAGTACCTGGCAGAAGGGCACCTTAAAGAAAAGAGGGAATGCACTGATATCACCAGGAATGTGTTGGCAGGTTTGCTCAAtgcctccctgctctcccagctaTGGCAGTCAGAGTGGAACAAGGGTAATCCTCACTTCTGCCCTAAACAGCAGGAGACCACGTCCCTACGAGAGATCTGCTTTGGTCCTGGGTACATTTCTTATTTTAGGGACAATGAAGGACTGCAAATTGGGGCTGAATTCTCAGCATTTATTTAAACAATTGAGCTTTAAAACTATACTGTGTTCAGCTGCTTTATGTTTTGGAAATTAATGTACTTGCCTACTTTAAATCTTAAGATCTGTAATTTTAAAGTTCTGAAACTAAAGCATATTTTGTAGAAGTTCAAGGCTAACTATTTCTAAAGAAATAGAGGCAGACAATTTAAATGATGTTCtcacactgaaaacaaaatttaaactcaAGATTCTTTGTTCAAATCTATTCTTCGTGTGCATGCAAATACATTAAATCAATTCCCTAGATgtcaacattaaaaaaaaaaggaagagcttCAAGTGCTCTGGcttcaatattttatttatttttaaataacaaccaaataaaaataaataaataaattttgtaaTTGCTTAAGAAATTTTCCTAATTGCTTTTGCTAGCAAGGCCATGCTTGCCAAAGTTCTACCTTTTACATTAATGCTATAACACTAATTGATGTAGACAGGGACAACATTCCATTACAAGTATTTGAACTAACATGGTCTAATTATTCAAGCATGAAGAGCTAAGTAAGGATTTGCTATACATTTAGGTAACACCTGCATTTCATTTAACCCCAAATTAGAAAACTCAAAATCGAAGTTGTAGGACAAAAAATTGGCccaagttaaaatatttttttaaatgtagggttttttccctattGAACTGTATTCCCTGATGGCATGTGGCCTGAAGCCAACCTGTTGACTGAAAAAAAGATATTATCTTCTCTCCCCCCCgaaaacaaaagaacaagaCTGATTTTGACAGCATTACGTATTCAATCAAGTTTCATTAAGCTTCCAGTGAATCAAATAGCCATTATACAATTAATAATATTCACACATCAACTCTTTCCATCCGAAGAGATTCCACAGGTGGATCAAAGGGCAGATTCACTGCCTGAACATTACCAAAATtcgtgcagcagcagctctgtgacagAACACTGCACAGCCACCTTTGTCTTCCCTCCCACTCACACAGTTCAGACAAGAACTTGGACAGTGCTAAAGCCTGATTAGACAATCCAGAAATCTGTTCCAAATCCTCATCTACCCAGGGAACAAGAGAGAAGCGCTTAACTCACCCTTCCTTGACCAGGGATTGCTTTTCCACTCCTCGGCTCTCTCACGAAGGGTATTTGTCTGCTCAGTAAACTTGCTGCGGGGTGAACTGACTACTCTGTAGGCCTGAAAGGGAATTATACCTGAATTTACAGCTACACCCCTACAAATACACCAAACACaaagaggggagggggagagaagggacTTCAAGCAAGTGCTACTCCCTATCTTAAAATGCACATAAAATTTATCCTAAGcaaggtttaaaaaaattaacaatctGCTGTACTAATATATTTACACATTTCATATTTCTCTGTCATTAGAAAGCAAATACAATATACCACTCAGCTTTTGAAATACTACAGTGTTCCAGGAATTGAAAACAATGTCTTAAAAGATAATTAGATtaagattattatttttgtaatgtgGTAAAAAATGTGACAGCAAGAGAAGATGTTATTCATTCAGAAATGCAATCAGACATGTTTGATATTTTGAACAAATAGCTACTTACTATTCAAGAGGATTACTTGTGGGACAGGGAAATATGTACCTCTCTGGGGTGTGTTAGTCACAATCTCATCGTGGGGGAGAGGGGTAGAAGTAAGCTATAAAATGGAGGATTTAGGGATGTGAAGCACAGAATCTGATATATTTAGAAGGGAAGAGAATAGTTACTGAAAAGCTTAACAAAAGCAGATGCTTACAAAACTTTAACATGCTTTCTTGAAGTAATTAATGCtcttatatatgtatatatatatttttttttttttgtgcccaATCTAACAAGGTTCACATCTTCCCCTTGCAGCTTCAGACCACTTATTTCACATCTGCCTTGCCCACTCTGAGATATTGCTGATTATAATTTCTGGTTGACCAGACAAGGCAAGGGGTTAGAGAGAGGTGTCTTACTCCATCTTTGGACACATTCATTTCACATAGTTTGAAATATGCTTTCCACTAAGAATGACCCAGCACTACTTACCAAAGTAACAGTGAAACAGGCAAGCAACAGGCTTTCAGCTTCACTAAATGCTCTTAAGCTGATTTCTAAGTTAGGCTGACTTAGCTGTGTGCTACAACATCCACATCCGTTGATGGTTTGCATCTTGACCATACTCTTTAACCCAGAACACACCTTACACCGTGCCAGCTCAGGAAGCACAAACAGCTCCATCCCCAAACACTTACATAAAATAATCCACCAAAAGCAGCAACACCAGCAAGGAGATAGATGATCATGCTGTCTCCAGGGGAGCCGGGAACACGCCCAGAGGACATCTGGCGAGGAGGCGCTACAAAAACCATTAGGTGAATTGATGTAAAGTGCTGCTAAAACATGATCACAAAAAAGAATGATGGGATCTGAAAGAATGATTCAAAAAGGGTTTAAAACCCCTTTTAGAAGAAGGGGCTTTTAGAGAAGTACAGCTTATTGATGTATCCTGTGATTGAGTTACACAGGTGCTCAAATGAATAAGGTCCATGGCTGAGCTCTTCCTGAGAGGTGTTTTTCTGTGAACCACATTGTCTGCCATCAGCTTCCAAGTACTGGGCACAGCCTCTATAGACTAAGGAAtgttaaaaagcagaaaggaatgTAGAATAGTTCCTGACTAAGCTAGGTAAAATAATTAATCTGTCCTTATTCCTTATGATCAACAGAAGTAATGAAGTCTTTCTTCATGTTAACAGCAAGgaatctttttaaaaagtttttgtGTTTGAATTGATGTTCTTTAGCTCTCAGACTGCTGACACTTTGATACATATCCTTCACCTCATAAATTGGCCAACAGGGCAGAGAGGTAGGATTACACAGTTTTTTCCCTGATTGGCTATCTATTAATTCTAACAGCAGTGCTACTGATTCATTTGTTATAAACTGATTCTTACTGCAGTCTTGGATTCATATGTACATCTCAAAAAGAGATCCATAAAAAACACATGTAATTCTCTTGGTCAGCCAAGCTTTCTGCTGAATTTCGTGACTTGATCCCAGATGAGAAATGTCTCATTGAAA
This sequence is a window from Prinia subflava isolate CZ2003 ecotype Zambia chromosome 18, Cam_Psub_1.2, whole genome shotgun sequence. Protein-coding genes within it:
- the MGARP gene encoding protein MGARP → MSLCRAASQALACRLGRAPAAASRLKQRAPPRQMSSGRVPGSPGDSMIIYLLAGVAAFGGLFYAYRVVSSPRSKFTEQTNTLRERAEEWKSNPWSRKEGDGEEKDEVTEAEKATEEAEAAAAVEAAAQDESSGPTAQEESAAPTAQEESAGGSPEAGGENDLLAPEVPQAVEEAQQEGAANSEAAANLELAANSEAAAVQVSEEEKTTEEVAKEP